Part of the Osmia bicornis bicornis unplaced genomic scaffold, iOsmBic2.1, whole genome shotgun sequence genome is shown below.
tccggaGTGAGCATGCTTGGAATGTCCATCGGTGACTCCTCTTGAACCCAGAATTTGGTGAGCAGCTCTTGCAGGTTGCGCTGGTCGTCTTGAACAACTGCAAAGTGTGAATAATTAGTATTTGAGTGTGATTCGTTAACTGGGCCAATGACGAGCCATCCAAAAATGGAAAGTTGAGCAATTGGTGTTGTTGGTGAGCCTGTGATGATGTTTGGCTTGATGATCCTTCCGTAGAAATCTGCTCCAATGATTACATCGACTGGTCGTGGAGTCAAGAAAGCATTGTCCGCCAACCTCAATTTTCTTATGTGAGGCCAGTCCGGAGTTCTCATTGAGAACGATGGCAGGATTGTCGATACGGCTGCGAACACGTGAGCCTGCATCGAGATGGCTTGTTCTGAGTGTGTTGACTGCAGAGTGATATCCACCACACCGCGAGTTTCAGTTGATTTTATTCCACCAACACCAATTATTGTGATGGATAATCGGTGTCTCCGAAGGTTGAGCTGGTTGGTTAATTCTTCGGAGATGAAAGAGAGTTCTGATCCGGAGTCGATAAGCAGACGAACGTTGTGGAGTGTTGAGTCGGTCTTGAGGAGAGCCTGAGCCGTTGCGAGGAGCGTTAGATGAGCGGGTTTGTTGACGACTGTACCTGCATCTTATTCAGTGGTTTGAGCCGATGATGATGTTGTCTTCGATGAACTGGCCGTGGACTGGTGAGTCGAGCGTCTCTGCTGTGCGGACACAGGTGGAGGCGGCACTGGCGGGGCGCCATGCAGCATGGTGTGGTGACGTGCTGAGCATTCCTTGCATTTTTGAGTCGACCTGCACGCCCTCACGCTGTGTCGGCCCAGGCAGTTGAAGCAGAGCCTGTTGAGGTTGACACAGATGGCTCGATCCTTCAGGGCCATCCTTCGAAAGTGCTCGCACGAGACAATGTAGTGTCGCTCGCCACAACAGTCACACTGTTCGAACGGCGATGGTCTTTCGAAGGGGTACGTAATTTCTTGTTGAGCAGTCGCAGCTGTTACTGCTCGGGCCCCTTGAGCGGTTGATCTTGATGATCCTGGCAGCGGATGAGTCATCGTTCTTGAGGTGGACGGTTGAGCGGCAGGTTTAGGTTGAACTGGCTTGGCTGGAGCTGGCTTTGTTAGGATCCGCTGCCAAACTCTCCAGAGTTCACACCCGTGAGGTCACGAACTCCACGAGCCGATCAAAGCTAGGGTACTCCGTGGAGGATCCCAGTGATGGCTCCCACCTCTCTTTGGTTGAGCAGTCGAGCTTGCGGCACATTTGGTGCACCAGCATGCACTCGCCGAGTGAGCTGGGCTCGATTATGTTGAGCACTCCTTGCTTAGTTTCGAGGGCGGTGGAGACGAGCTGACTCAGTGACTTTGGATCGTTGTGGTACACTGTCAGAGAGGCGAGCTGGTCGAGATGGGCCTTTACCAATTGCCGCTTATTCTCGTAGCGCCCTTTGAGCTGGGCGATCGCAGCGTGCAGAGATGGGCCGGTGAGCGGGAGATTTGATACGCTTCGGAGCGGATCTCCTTCCAGGCATCCTTTCAGGTAATAAAACCGCTCCACATCGTCAAGGTGAGCCTTCTTGAGCACAATTGAACTGAAGAGCTCGAAAAATGATGGCCATTGTATATAATCGCCGGCGAATTTCGGCAGTGAGATGTCCGGAAGGCGAGATTGCTGATTCGACGGTTGAGTGGTCCTTGCTTCGGCTGGTTGATCTGGTCGTTGTGTCGCCAATCTCGTCCTTTCTTGAGCGATGAGCGACCTCACATCTGAGCTGGCACGCTGCATTTGGCGGAAGTAGTTC
Proteins encoded:
- the LOC123989157 gene encoding uncharacterized protein LOC123989157, with translation MAHSQKSTEKWSEMQDSSQESLEVPTKTASARTSPVLGVQESARRTPSPHAHATRANTSVSMLASELQIKVRTQLERIDTAQRLLKQAQERKGQFAKDELDDLKQQIDEAQKAFHKEHAHFEIVWPATQLDHPYFEENYFRQMQRASSDVRSLIAQERTRLATQRPDQPAEARTTQPSNQQSRLPDISLPKFAGDYIQWPSFFELFSSIVLKKAHLDDVERFYYLKGCLEGDPLRSVSNLPLTGPSLHAAIAQLKGRYENKRQLVKAHLDQLASLTVYHNDPKSLSQLVSTALETKQGVLNIIEPSSLGECMLVHQMCRKLDCSTKERWEPSLGSSTEYPSFDRLVEFVTSRV